The sequence GAAGGTCCTGACCGACGCGAAGATCGCCGAGTGCTTCCACACCTCCCGCGGCGGCCACGAGGCCCGCAAGGTGTACGCGGCGTACAAGGCGGCCGTCGGGTTCAAGGGCGCGCCGACCGTGATCCTCGCCCAGACCGTCAAGGGCTACACCCTCGGCCCCGGCTTCGAGTCCAAGAACGCCAACCACCAGATGAAGAAGCTCTCGGGCAAGGAGTTCCGCGCGATGCGCGACCTGCTCGACCTTCCCATCCCGGACGCGAAGCTGGACGAGGACCTGGTGCCGTACGGCCACCCGGGAGCCGACTCCCCCGAGGTCCGCTACCTCCAGGAACGCCGCGCCGCGCTCGGCGGTCCGGCCCCGGCCCGCCGGCTGCACGCCTCGGCCGCGCTGCCGCAGCCCGAGGAGCGCGCCTTCAAGGCGCTGTACAAGGGCTCCGGCAAGCAGGAGATGGCCACCACCATGGCCTTCGTCCGCCTGGTCAAGGACCTGATGCGGGACAAGGAGACCGGCCGCCGCTGGGTGCCGATCGTCCCGGACGAGGCCCGCACCTTCGGTATGGAGTCGCTGTTCCCCTCGGCCGGCATCTACTCGCCGAAGGGCCAGACGTACGAGCCGGTCGACCGCGACCAGCTGATGTACTACAAGGAGGCCACCGACGGCCAGATCCTCAACGAGGGGATCACCGAGGCCGGCGCCATGGCCGACTTCATCGCCGCCGCCACGTCGTACGCGACCCACGGCGAGCCGATGATCCCCTTCTACATCTTCTACTCGATGTTCGGCTGGCAGCGCACCGCCGACCAGATGTGGCAGCTCGCCGACCAGCTCGGCAAGGGCTTCATCGTCGGCGCCACCGCGGGCCGTACGACCCTGACCGGTGAGGGCCTCCAGCACGCCGACGGCCACTCGCACCTGATCGCGTCCACGAACCCGGCGTCGCTCAACTACGACCCGGCCTTCGCGTACGAGATCGCGGTGATCGTCAAGGACGGTCTGCGCCGGATGTACGGCGAGACCCCCGAGGACGTCTTCTACTACCTCACCGTCTACAACGAGCCCAAGCAGCAGCCGGCCATGCCCGAGGGCGTCGAAGAGGGCATCCTCAAGGGCCTCTACCGCTTCAAGGAGGCCGCCGACGCGACGTCGGAGACCCCGCGCACCCAGCTGCTGGCCTCCGGCACCGCGATCCACTGGGCCCTGGAGGCACAGCGGCTGCTCGCCGAGGACTGGGACGTGGCCGCCGACGTATGGTCCGCGACCTCCTGGGGCGAGCTGCGCCGCGACGCCCTGGAGTGCGACGCGGCCCGCCTGGAGGGCGAGGACCGCATCCCGTACGTCACCCGTGCCCTGGCCGGCGCCCCCGGCCCGGTCGTCGCGGTGAGCGACTGGATGCGGGCCGTCCCGGACCAGATCGCCCCCTGGGTCGAGCAGGACTGGACGTCCATCGGCACCGACGGCTTCGGCCTCTCCGACACCCGCGATGCGGCCCGCCGCCACTTCGGCGTGGACCCGCAGTCGGTGGTCGTCCAGACGCTGGCCGCCCTGGCCCGCCGGGGCGAGGTCAAGCCGGAGACGGTCAAGGAGGCCCGGCAGCGCTACGGGCTGTGACCCGCGGCGTCCGGGGCGGCCCGGCCCTGTCCGGGCCGCCCGGCCCGCCCCTTGAGAGCTTTCGGGCTCTCCCCCAACTCCCGTGCGGAGGCGACCTTCCCGCGCCCGGAGCCTCCGCACGGGACTCCACCGGCCCGGCCGGCCATGCCCTGACTCGGCCGGGCCGGTTCGTGCAACCCGGCGTCGACCCGGCGTTCCGCGCAGTCGTCCACAGGCCGGCCGTCGACCGCGGGCGTTGTCAGTGGCACCCGGCATGATGGGAACATGCGTGCAGCGCGGCTGATCAAGATGGTGTTACTGCTCCAGTCGCGGCCGTCGATGACGGCCGGCGAGCTGGCGCGCGAGCTGGAGGTCTCCGAGCGTACGGTCGCCCGGGACGTCCTCTCCCTCTCCGAGGCCGGTGTGCCCGTCTACGCCGACCGCGGGCGGGCCGGCGGCTACCGCCTGATAGGCGGGTACCGCACCCGCCTGACGGGCCTGGGCCGCAGCGAGGCGGAGGCGCTCTTCCTGTCCGGAGTGCCCTCTGCGCTGCGCGAGATGGGCCTCGCGGACGCCGCCTCCGCCGCCCGCCTCAAGGTCTCCGCCGCCCTGCTTCCCGAACTGCGGGGCGCCGCCGCGGGCGCCGCCCAGCGCTTCCACCTCGACGCCCCGGCCTGGTACCAGGAGCCCGAGACCCCCGCCCTGCTGCCCGCCGTCGCCGACGCGGTCTGGGACGACCGCCGGATCCGGGTGCGCTACCGCCGCAAGGACGCCGAAGTACAGCGGGAGTTGGAGCCGTACGGGCTCGTGCTCAAGGCGGGGGTGTGGTACGTGGCGGCCAGGGTGGAGGGGAGTTTCCGGGTCTATCGGGTCGACCGGTTCGCTGCGGTGGAGGCCGTGGGGGCCAACGGGGCCGAGCAGGCCGAGCGCGGCGACGGGCCCGGTGGCGAACGGTTCGTACGGGACGAGGAGTTCGACCTCCCCGCGTTCTGGGCCGAGCGGGCGGCGGAGTTCGCCCGGTCGATCCTGCGGGAGGAGGTGGTGCTCCGGCTCTCCGCATCCGGAGTACGCCGCCTGCCGTACGTCACCGGGCGCGCGGCGGCCCGGGAGGCGATAGCCGAGGCCGAGGCGGCGGGCGGCCCCGGTGCGGACGGATGGCTGACCGTCACCCTGGCCGTGGAGTCCGAGGAGGTCGCCTACGCCCAGCTGCTGGCGCTCGGCCCGGAGGGCGAGGTGCTCTCGCCCCCGGGGCTGCGCGAGCGCTTCGTCACGGCCGCCCGGCGGTCGGCCGCGCTGTACGGGTAGCACCAGGCGGCGCCCGGCGGTGGTCCGAGACGGCGCTCAGCGGTAGTCCGCCGCCGTCGCCTCCTTCCCGCCGAAGACCACCTCCTCGAAGTAGCCGTCGCAGTCGGGCCGGGAGCCGTCCGTGTCCGTGAAGCCGTACTCCTTCGCCAGCTGACCGCTGGAGAGCGACTGCCCGCTCCAGCGCCGCTTGTCCGGGTCGGCGGCCAGCTCGCGGACGGCACGGGCGATCAGTGCGGGCGACTCGGCGATGGCGAAATGCGGCTCCTGGGCCACCGCATCGCGCCAGGTCTCCTCCGTCACCCCGAAGTGGTCCAGCATCTCCTCGGACCGCAGGAATCCGGGGGTGAGCGATACGGCCGTACCGCCGTACTCCGCGAGTTCGGCGGCGAGGCCGAAGGCGATGCGGTGCGGGACGTTCTTGGTGAGGTCGAAGCAGAGGCTGTCGCGGTAGCGGCGGTTGGCGGCGGCGGTGCCGTCGGTGATCTCGACGACTAGGCCGCCGGGCCGCCGGATCAGCAGCGGCAGCGCGTAATGGCCGGTGATGACGTGGGTGTCGATGCCGAGGCGGAACATCCGCAGCCCGGCGTCCAGATCGAGCTCCCAGAGCTTGGTGTCGAACTGGATCAGACGGTCGCCGCCCCAGACGCTGTTGACCAGGATGTCCAGGCGCCCCTGCTCCCGGTCGATGCGCTCGATCAGCGCCGCCACCTGTGCCGTCTCCAGATGGTCCGTCGGCACGGCGACCCCCGTGCCCCCTGCCGCGGTCACCAGCTCCCCGGTCTGCTCGATGGTCTCCGTCGGTCGGCCGACCTCGCTGACCCGCTCCCTGGTCGTCCGCCCCGTCACATAGACCAGCGCACCCGCCCGGCCCAGCTCCACGGCCATCGCCCGGCCCGCGCCCCGGGTCGCCCCGGCGACCAGCGCCACCTTGCCGGTCAGATCCCCCGTCGCGGGGACACCGCCCCGCCCCGGGGCGGAATCCGCCTGTCCCGCCCGTCCCGCCTGATCCGTCCGTCCCGCCATGAGCCGCTCCTCGTCCTCGGGCACCCGTGGCACCCAGAGGTGCCACGCCGCCGTCTTCGCTGTACGCCGCGACCCTGACAGCGAATCCAGACACCCTCCGTCCGGTTTCCGCTGCGGCACCACGTGATCTGCCCGACGTCCGCTCAGGGGGGCGACGGCCGCCCCGCCGGCCCGGCCCGGCCCACGGCCCTCACCCTCCCCCCGTCCCCCAGCCGTCCCCACACC is a genomic window of Streptomyces gilvosporeus containing:
- the aceE gene encoding pyruvate dehydrogenase (acetyl-transferring), homodimeric type — encoded protein: MPDPVYGVMAQATRLPYSQLDQLPDRDPEETAEWRESLDAVTKAAGPHRAAYLMRRALEHNGAPGLAPLETDYVNTIPTSAEPAFPGDEAMEARITAWNRWNAAAMVTRGSRFGVGGHIATFASAAWLYETGFQHFFRGKEGDGSGDQLYIQGHASPGIYARAFLDGRLTEDHLDHFRQESGGKGLPSYPHPRRLPWLWEFPTVSMGLGPLSAIYQARFNRYLQGRGIKDTANSHVWAFLGDGEMDEPESTAALALAGREGLDNLTFVINCNLQRLDGPVRANFKIVQELEAQFRAAGWNVVKSLWGSAWDELFQLDTTGALVRRLRLVPDAQFQTYATRDVAYIREHFFGAEPALVEMAKVLTDAKIAECFHTSRGGHEARKVYAAYKAAVGFKGAPTVILAQTVKGYTLGPGFESKNANHQMKKLSGKEFRAMRDLLDLPIPDAKLDEDLVPYGHPGADSPEVRYLQERRAALGGPAPARRLHASAALPQPEERAFKALYKGSGKQEMATTMAFVRLVKDLMRDKETGRRWVPIVPDEARTFGMESLFPSAGIYSPKGQTYEPVDRDQLMYYKEATDGQILNEGITEAGAMADFIAAATSYATHGEPMIPFYIFYSMFGWQRTADQMWQLADQLGKGFIVGATAGRTTLTGEGLQHADGHSHLIASTNPASLNYDPAFAYEIAVIVKDGLRRMYGETPEDVFYYLTVYNEPKQQPAMPEGVEEGILKGLYRFKEAADATSETPRTQLLASGTAIHWALEAQRLLAEDWDVAADVWSATSWGELRRDALECDAARLEGEDRIPYVTRALAGAPGPVVAVSDWMRAVPDQIAPWVEQDWTSIGTDGFGLSDTRDAARRHFGVDPQSVVVQTLAALARRGEVKPETVKEARQRYGL
- a CDS encoding helix-turn-helix transcriptional regulator, coding for MRAARLIKMVLLLQSRPSMTAGELARELEVSERTVARDVLSLSEAGVPVYADRGRAGGYRLIGGYRTRLTGLGRSEAEALFLSGVPSALREMGLADAASAARLKVSAALLPELRGAAAGAAQRFHLDAPAWYQEPETPALLPAVADAVWDDRRIRVRYRRKDAEVQRELEPYGLVLKAGVWYVAARVEGSFRVYRVDRFAAVEAVGANGAEQAERGDGPGGERFVRDEEFDLPAFWAERAAEFARSILREEVVLRLSASGVRRLPYVTGRAAAREAIAEAEAAGGPGADGWLTVTLAVESEEVAYAQLLALGPEGEVLSPPGLRERFVTAARRSAALYG
- a CDS encoding SDR family oxidoreductase; this encodes MAGRTDQAGRAGQADSAPGRGGVPATGDLTGKVALVAGATRGAGRAMAVELGRAGALVYVTGRTTRERVSEVGRPTETIEQTGELVTAAGGTGVAVPTDHLETAQVAALIERIDREQGRLDILVNSVWGGDRLIQFDTKLWELDLDAGLRMFRLGIDTHVITGHYALPLLIRRPGGLVVEITDGTAAANRRYRDSLCFDLTKNVPHRIAFGLAAELAEYGGTAVSLTPGFLRSEEMLDHFGVTEETWRDAVAQEPHFAIAESPALIARAVRELAADPDKRRWSGQSLSSGQLAKEYGFTDTDGSRPDCDGYFEEVVFGGKEATAADYR